gaatccactaggacttttgtttaagacaacttaggattttcttgcaagctcagtcacacttgttagacaacaagataacttaactttgaaccttttgttATTATCAatacacaggttcgatcgtctggtgctccttgcaccaacacACTCACCTCTCATGGGAAAAACTCCCGATTTAATCTCAGTCAGCTTACTCCGATTAGACCCTAGGGCTTAATTTCCTCACTTCTCATGGTCACAACTCTTAATCTAATCGTAGTAAGCTTTACTCCAGTCAAACCAAGGTACAGTCCCCTCACTTCTCATGTGCAGTTCACTCCTCTAATCTAGGCCGAATTTACTTTGGTCGGACCCCCAGGGCTCAGtcccctcacttctcatgggtGGATTCCTAATCTAATCCTAGCCAGCTTAACTCCGGTTGGATTCCTAAGGCGTAGTTtgctcacttctcatgggcagtCCACTCCTCTAATCTTGATAGTCTTTACTTCGGTCGGATCCCCAGACTTAATCCCCTTACTTCTCATACACAATATTCCCGATCTAATCCCGTCCAACTTTACTCTGGTTGGACCCCTAGGGCTCAGCCCCCTCAATTTTCCTGGGCACCGTCCCCACTTTACTCTCGGTTGGTCTCTTAGCCGGCCACTGTCAGGGAATTGTAACAACTTGTCAGCAAATAATAGATATTCGTCAGGAAATATTCTAATACTCAGCCACATATAAATCACAGAACCTTTCTCTTTCCAATGGAAGTTTGTCATACATCTTCTTTCACCTGACACCTCTAACATGTGACATTCTCTAATACCTTATGATTACAGAGATTATAAAAGACAGTATAAGAAGGGAGATTCTTGACCAGCTATACACTAGACAACAGTCTTACTTAGATGCACACATTTATTGTTCTTCATCTTTCTCTGCTCGGCCTctcttctaacttgagcgtcagaggacctATGTCAGAGACCTCTTTCCTAGTTCTCGTCCTAATGTTTCCAGATGCTTGGTCTGTGGTGTTTGAAAGGTAATGGGTACCATCGACAACGATCCTCTCTCCTATGTTCTTCTCTTTATCAATGTTCTCGCTATCATCATTGATATCCTTATCTCACTGACTTCTGGACAGGATCATTTAGTGTCACATCATCAAACCATAAAAAGGGAATAGTTCGCTAACTGTAAACTATCAAGaagttaaataataaatttttgatCTCAATCGTAGCGATAAAACGTGATGACACTTATCTCAAGCGTCTGTCTTCAAATTATATGAATTGAAGTAAATCATAAAGTCAACTCCACCCAGTGGCTAGTTGTTGGGAGGATTCTTTTTCTTCGTAACACAATGCAGATTTCAATATCAGAACGATTTAAGAAGTGAAATCAAAATGCTGATTACGAACCTTTAAATCTATCTCAACGTGATTCACATCTAAGTTTCGATCAATGTATGGAGACAAGATCACGCAATCCGAGCCAAAAAGAATCCAACTTGATCAATGATCATAAAACTTGGACCATTTCCACAATCGAAGTTTCAGAAGTAGCCGTGGAAGCCGAGGTGGAGGAGGGCACCGGCGCACTTGGGGCAGGAGTCGACGCGCTTCGGCACCATAAAGTAGACGAAACAAGCCTTGCAGCCGGCCGTGACGAGCGTGTGGTCTTCACTGATGGGCTCCTCGGTGGACGAAAACCACGAAGGGGATGAGGAGGAGTGGCTGGAGGAGTCTTCTGTTTCTTCGTGGATCTCATAGTCGTCGCCGCTGCCGACGCAGGAGCTGCTGTGTCATCGTTGTCATGGTAGTAGTTACTTGAAATGTAGCTGTCGGCGGTGCGGTGAGGGTCAGCGGTGGTCCGTTCGCCGTTCTCCCGGTTGATGTAGTAGATTTCTCCTGTCTAACATAAAGAAGGATGAAAAAGCTCAATATCgatgtaaaaaaaaaacacatttttTGACAAATTTTCGACCGAAAATATAGCAAAAATGCAATGCAGAAGATCAAGATAGATCTCTCTTTCTGCTCATCAATAGAATTAGAAAAAATTGTTCATTCTTTATAAAACTGGATACAGTGACATTGAATGAAGCATAAAAtgttaaaagaagaatagaaagaagataaaataggagagtaataattaatcttattgtttgTTGATATTTGCCCTCAAGACAATATAATATATAGGTtttaaacaagtactcggtcaattaaccaattaataaataatagaataattctaaaaattattctgagaattaatctaataattataacagaattattagaataatcctaaaactaatttgatttgatttaatgatttgatccggtcaattctggtaattctcttttatctcttttaccctccgacaaacttaacgggagatctttgacgttgagtttgcttggtAACTTGTTGAAACATTGTCtggataatggcttagtaaagatatcaacaatttgatcctcagcagagatataagagacggataattgttgagttgccacacgttcacgaacaaaatgaaaatcaatctccacatgttttgtacgagcatgaaagattggatttgctgtgagatatgttgctccaatattgtcgcaccaaaattttggtgcaatatttgatgtaagatgaagttcagagagaagtgattgaagccaaataatttcagacattgtatttgctatagctttatattctgcctcagtacttGAAAGAGATACCGTAAGTTGCttcttcgaattccatgagataagattttgtccaagaaatattgcatatccactagtagagcgtctatcttcaggagaacttgcccaatccgcatcactataggcatgtaaatctcgagacgattgacgatataaaagaagaccatgtagaatagtacctttgagatagcgaagtattctttttacattatcccaattttgtttagttggagcatgcatgaattgacaagcacgatttactgcaaaagtaatatcagggcgtgtgatagtgacatattgtaaggctccaacaatgcttcgataaatctgtggatcagacaGAGCAAGAGAGGATGCagatggagagttgtttataacaattggtgtagagaccggacgtgctccatccattttggttctttgaagaagtccagtaatgtatttgctctgagagagaagatagtcatcctcatgcGGAATAAGCTCATCGAGTCTCTTGCCCTCACACTCCggaacaaaatggctctgctgagggaaaacatagacacatagtcgaaactgccttagctcttcttcatcatgcatcagttctACGTAAATTTTAGGATGAAGCTGTTACCACTgttgtatatctcataaatcgactccctactccattgctcaatcataaatgtccttttgaaacactttataatcaaactcctaattacactttccttcgaatttttggttgcgcatgttatccatggttacgcccctacTCTAAGCACAAACTTGACtttcgttcactacaatgtgtttttcttagttatagcaatttgcaccatgaTTATCGTTGCTTCCATATACCAACAggtcgaatttatatttcacgacatgttacttttgatgagactctattccctttttcagtatcttcttcgatctctcctccagatacaggTGACACCTTCTTAATACCACATAATATTGTCAGAAATGATGACATCCTAGGTCCTGCTCTgctctctaataactcccctataccatcagaatcacctcaggatgctgctccaatcttggaagcctcgccggtcgaagataatatgctctctagttctgAATCCTCGGATAATATAAGTCCGTCATctactcatcatgtcacatcggattataatatccttacagacgtaatgtcatattatggctctgataccatggtaaaagaagaatagaaagaagataaaatagaaaagtaataattaattttattgtttgttgtaaaaattattctgagaattattctaataattataacagaattattagaataatcctaaaattaaattgatttgatttaatgattTGATCCGACCAATTCTGataattttcttttatcttttttaGGAAAAGGGCAAGAAAGCTGAACCAATTAAAGACAATCAAAACTAGAAAAACAGCTCTTAATTCACATCGCACCAAAACCTCCAACTTGCGAAGGAAATAGAGCGAACtgcatttatgatcaatgatTTGGGGACAGGGAGGAGCAGAAGCGCATTTAAGGAAGGGGCAAGGTCGCACGCACCAACAAGACGAGGCACTGCGTTGGACTGGAAAGGGCGACCTCCGAGTTCAGCTCCACCAAGATCCCGCGGCCGCTATCGTACGTCGCTCGCCCCGGCGAGATGCGCTGGCGGCGAGTGCCCCCTTTCTCGGCCTTCCCCAAGCGAGCACCTCCTCAGCGACGCGGCGATCGTATTCACGTCGGCGGCCGCCGCCATCACTCCAACCGAAATCCCCCTGACCAATGCGAatcaaagaaggaaaagaagagaaaacaaggaTTAACGCACACTTCCACAAAATTAATTCTCGAAATACACTTTTTTTATTTAATGGCagaaaaataaaagcaaaattCCCTTTTGTACTAGGTTTGCGGATCCAGTTGAACGGGTCTTCTACGCGGATCGGACTCTTCAGTGGTATTCGGATCAACGTCCAGGCTCGTGCTCAATTGATATTCCCATTTTTGGAATTTCCCAGACGACGGCTAATGGGCCGGAGTAAGCCCACATTCGCCACGAGCGTGTTGAATTGGCCGGTTTGGCAGACGAACTTAGTCAGACCGAGCATTGAGAATCATGTGATGACGTGGAATAATGGGAGTCACGGCAATGGAGTGACCCTACTCGTCACAACTGCGACGTGAAGCTAAGGACGAAGGTGGTCACGACCCTAACTCCAAAAACTCCACGTCTTCATGTTTTCCTTGTTATTTCCTTTCCTATAATAATCGCACGTTTCCTTTTCCCCCACTGCTCGACGCGTCATGTGCCGTTTATGTTTGACCCGAACCTTTCTTCGATTACACGCCATTTCTTCGACTAATTATTAATTAACGAGCGCAACGGCCCCATGGCCCAGCCCATCCGGTCCAATGCAATAGCACTCAACCGGCTATCTTATAAAATCCGATTTATTCTATATTATTAACACCCTCTTGTTTGAAACCACATCGATCGAACAGAGCAAGTATAGAGAGCGGCAGCACATCGAAGGAGAGAGAGTGGGGATGGCGAGAGGAGATACCATGGTGGAGCACGATTTCTTCCAGATCGAGAAGCTGAAGGCGGCCAGCTTCCGCGCCGCGGATGGGAAAAGTGCCGCGCGAAGTAGTGAGTCGACCGATCGATCGATCTTGCTCTGTTATTTCATGTcgctgtatttttttttaaagttttgcgATCTGAGATATGCTTTCGATTTGCTGTTTAGGGATCCAAAGCGTGGTGTCGAGGATCAACCCTCAGCTACTCAGGAGCGTGATCGCCCCCGGCGCCACCGAGATGCCGCCGGAAAAGGCAGCCTTGCTTTTATCTTCTTCGTCGCAGCCGCCGCCGCATCCAGTGACGATCCTGAACCCCTCCATCAGGTTCGCCCCCATCCATCTTTCTACTCCTTGAAATGTATAATCATCGATTCCTCATCGTGATAACAAATTTGATTCACATTTTTCAACtgcaaaccaaaaaaaaaaaaaaaaaagatcggTTGCAGAGATTTCAAACGAAACGGCGCCGCTCACAATTTTCTACAACGGTTCGATGGCCGTTTTCGACCTCCCACGAGACAAGGTAGGTCACTAGCATTTCCCCCCATCCAGTTTcccgttttttctattttttaaaaaataaaaaatcataattattaataGGCAGAGACGATCTTGAAACTGGTGGAGACGGCGAACGACGGCAGTTCAAGTGACCAGAGGAAAGGCGGCATACGTTTACCGGAGGAACTCGACGGAGGTAAAATTCAACGTCTCTTTGCACCCCTTCAATCGGTCATGTTtttgacttaaaaattaattaatgctACTCCTTTTCGTGGTGGCGCAGAACTGCTCCCGATGGCGCGGAGGAAGTCATTGCAACGATTCATCGCGAAGCGCAAACAGAGGTAGTAAAACGTGCCGGTGAGAAACTAATTCCCCGCGCGCTGCGGCAGTGTTTTCATTAAACTGACTAGTGCAGTGGGCGGTTGTTTAAAACGTGCAGATTGACCGTGTCAGGCCCATACGCGAAGGAAAAGGCGGTGCCGAAGAGATGACTTTGCTACTGTCTCAGCGTCATGCTTTTGACCATGGGAATCTTGCTGGCGTTGCTTGCTTAATTGATGTATCAGTCTCTTGGTTTTTTAATTTGTGTTTGGGTGGCGAGGGATGACTTGCCGTTGATTGATCTCAATCATTACTTGCGTGTTTTAGCTTGATATGGATATGTTCTCATGGACCTTGTACTTTATTGATTAACTATGGTTTCTTCGCTTCGTATCTGTTTGTTGGATAATCAAATACTTAGCAGTAAAGACTGAGCTGTTCCAAATAAATACGCAAACAATGAGGGTGTTGCAGTGTTTCTTTATATTGCTGGCCTGGCTAGTTTCTCGATGGAAGGGTGCGATGATTTGGACCCATCTTCCAGCGTTACCGACTCAATTATGCTGATGTTGATGTTAcggatatattaaatgattaacaTATATCAGAACAGCCAAGGTGGCGCCGGTACGTGAATTATGTTGCGACGCGTTTATTAAATTCGATGAAAAATTCTGCAACGTAAGTGCAGGAAGCTGCCACGCAACATCCTCTGTTGACTTGATCAGATGAGGTCGCTCACAAGATAGTTGATTTTGGCCGAAAATTGAGGAAGTGAAATGACCGAAATAATGTGACTAAAATATTGACTGAATTATCATGCTTCGACGGGGAGAGTCTGATGAGCTATGTTTTATATTGATTTAATCGTCagaaattttttatcaatattaTCTATAGATAATAATTAGATTGTATCAATTTTGTTTCGATCCTTAGTATCCCGATACTTAAGGTAAgtcttaaaaatatataaggagttaaataaatagtaaaataataaaatgtGTGAAGAATAAAGAGTGAGTACGGTGAGGTATCCTGATCCGAGGGCATCCTCTGGTAGACTAGTGAGTTGGTCATGACGTTGATCGAGTTGTCGTGATCCGAAAGAGTAGATGAATATGAGTCAAATGAGGAGTTGGATATGGGGATGATGGCCTAGAGTCGGACACGACACGGATCCGAAAGGTAGCACGCATGTCAAAATATGACAGTGACACGCAATCCGAAATATGGCAGCATCACGTAGGCCGAAATATAATAATAGCTCAAAGGCCGaaactgttggtccctttggaggccggcaagaggggaggggtgaattgccctataaaaattaaacaaaaaatctttctcagatattcaactaatttaaaagacacttgtaataataaaactaagagactaaaagaaaagaatagacacaagagatttacttggtttgcaatcaggggattgctaatccaaggaaagtaaacgcactatctgtttatctccttcgagcggagtagcctctttacagcgttgacagcacaaataaaagaaacagaattgaaagcacagagaaaaactGATTAAAAGTGAGataaatgatctgtgcaaaccagtgctatatttatagcactggtcggggcgcctcgaaggggttccgggcgccctggggggataaaactttatcccccaacgttcagatcgagtttgactcgatctggtcaacatcttcggtccgggcgccccggaggggtccgggcgccctggtcagCTCCGTGCGCCCtgaaccccaaaagtcaactctggttgactttttccgttcggtcgctctgcttcggttcagctcgtctcggtccgggtctttagctccggctccgctagcttgggtgatctcgaccatccggaatagggctcacccgaactcatgttccggccttctcctcgagcagctttccttcccggtttctcgtccctcgaacgccgcgcacgttcttctcgtccaccggtgtactcttccgtggtcacctcgtccctcggacgcaccgagcccgtcggctctctcccgtgccgtccttctcgctagccgcgtcttccgctcgacttcctgtgttcctaagttcttgcacacttagacacaagggttaaacaacgcatgacctaacttagcttgtttgatcacattaaaacaccttggggttccaacaatctccccctttttgatgtgagcaacccaagttaagttagggtaaatatatgcaataaaaataatttatattcaaataagtccaaatatttttcaattgaaaaattatattacctccccatagacttaacatacttctccccctttgatcacataaaaattggggttataaacaagtctaaggtaaattcaaaaaaaaaaaaaaattaagtgtaaattttttttttaaaatgtctaagtaaaaataatcttcagaattttttttttcaaaaaaaaattaaagtaaaacatttttcagaaaaaaaatgtctaaattaatattcataaggaacaattctaagtaaattttttaaaaaaaatctaaagcaatattatcataaaaaaaaattgttagtaatttttttttaaaaaaaataaaatctgaaggcgatttttataaaatttctaagttaaagttaaattttttttaaaattattttctaacacaaattgaataactcttttaaagcattaagtaatttaaattaatgttttttcagttagtcaattaaatttttcatttcgatacttggcttccaggtcgtagcgagacactaggccttcttggttattggagcaacaaccacttccttagacaaagcctcataaagaaattagttgtttaatttacttgCTGAAAAtgttaagtctaattttaattttaaattaaacatgttttcggaacccaatagaggttcctacctacagaaTTAACCaaatatttcctaggtacatagatttttgatatatttctaatttaactttgatgaaatctataataccaatttaaacctctataatttctaaaagtagaaatatttgaaccattagattttttcaatctttctatttcttcttttagttttttatttttaattttcaatttatcaaaatcctctataagacatgattttgccaaaattctttttgtttctaaaatttcattttctaatttgatatttttattttctaatttatacatggattttgtcattgctttaataccaaagtaaagttcatcagggggtaagaggcatacctcacttaccatatcagacttgaagcctgaatctccccctgcttcgctacttccatctgaggtcgctcccccttcatcgatgctgggttctgatgtactctgtccttcgtagcttgccatcgtgctatcccggcatattcttgaatctcggactcagatgaagaagtgtcgtcccaagtagcttttaggttcttgtgcttcttgggaatcttgccttgTCCTtttttagttctgggcaatcctctcttaagtgtcattccttttgacactggtagcaacgcacttttcttctatttcttggattctttttattctacatttctttaaatttattagatttaaatttttttttaaagtttcttaccatatatgcttcttggtcttcttcggagtctgactcggattcatccttcttggttgcgttcaacgccattatctgacttgagtcttttgttgtaactgcacacctggtttcatgtaactcaagagtagaaaacaactcttctaaagtacttacctacaggtcttttgaaatatagtaggcgtcgatgattgatgtccactccggagttctgggaaacgcgttgagtgcgtagcgtatgctgtctcgatttgttaccgtttctccgagttTCTCGAGATCAGTAATTAGTTCTTTTACTTTTGCGTGCAAATTGACTACCTTCTCACATTTTCTTGACGAATGTTCATCAACTTGTTTCGGAGGATGCCTCTTCTCGCGAGCTTTGCTTCAAACgtaccttcgtggagttccaggaacttctcacagagttctttagcagatgaatagcttcctatgcggttgacctcttgaggcggtaacacgctcaacaGATGAGATTCCGCACGACTGTTTGCTACAgattcattctgctccttctttgtccaattgctttctttttcttctccatcttgattcgtcggagctaaaaaatcatacttcattataaaccgaatttcgaaatcagttcttaggaatacctccatacgacgcttccagtctgcgaagttcccctcgaattttggtgggacgatgcttggtccgaccatcttgttgcttcgatcggcggttagtcctcctgagcgccttgctttgataccacttgttggtccctttggaggccggcaagaggggaggggtgaatttccctacaaaaattaaacaaaaaacccttctaggatattcaactaatttaaaagacacttgtaataataaaactaagagactaaaagaaaagaatagacacaagagatttacttggtttgcaatcaggagattgctaatccaaggaaagtaagcacactatctgtttatctccttcgggcggagtagcctctttacagcgttgaaagcacaaataaaagaaacagaattgaaagcacagagaaaaactgattacaagtgagatgaatgatctgtgcaaaccagtgatatatttatagcactggtctgggcgccctggggggataaactttatcccccaacgttcagatcaagtttgactcgatctggtcgacatcttcggtccgggcgccccggtcagctccgggcgccccggaccccaaaagtcaactctggttgacttttcgGTCGCTTGCTGTGGCAGTGCCTCGAAGCGGCGCCCTTGACTGGTGATAATCTGGACAAGTGGCGGACGCAGCGTCCGACCCTCGAGCGCCTTCCTTCCTGCCTCGCCGATGtcctcgtccgccggtgtactcttccgcggtcacctcgtccctcggacgcaccgaacccgtcagcttctcccgtgccatccttctcgttagccgcgtcttccgctcgacttcctgtgttcctaaattcctacacacttagacacaagggttagacaacgcaggacctaacttagcttgtttgatcacatcaaaacaccttggggttccaacagaaacaTGACATTGGCACGAAGGCGGGAACACAGCGACGACATGGAACTAGTAGCGGCTCAATGGTCGGAGCATAATAGACGGCACAGAGTCGGAAAGGCGGTGATAATGGCTGGAAGCGGCTCGGAGGACGACGATAGTGGCCTTGAAGTTAGTGGCATGATTAGCGAGTGTGGTTGCCTAAAGGCAGCAGTTGCTAGAGGGTGTTGGATCAGCGGCCAGCTGGCTATGGACGCCGGAACTGGGATGGAGTCAGCGCGTGGAATGCTGACACGTGGGTTGTCGGCACGCGGAGGCTGCCGGTGAGGGAGGGTTGCGACTCAAGGCACTTGCCAGCGAGAGGAGGCAGAAGGCGCAGAGGCTTCTAGCGTAGGAGGTGACTGATAGGTGACAAGGGAGGCAACACTTGGGATGCTGGTACgccgagagagagggagaggcggcgtaGTGATGACAGCGTGGAGAGGGCGGCACAACGTGCGTGAGGTTGGTGTAGAGAATGTTGGTTCCGGTGCAGCCagtaagaggagggtgaattgtccTGAAAATATAAGTATACCCTTTCCGAAACTTTC
This region of Zingiber officinale cultivar Zhangliang chromosome 9A, Zo_v1.1, whole genome shotgun sequence genomic DNA includes:
- the LOC122021911 gene encoding protein TIFY 9-like isoform X1, whose protein sequence is MARGDTMVEHDFFQIEKLKAASFRAADGKSAARSRIQSVVSRINPQLLRSVIAPGATEMPPEKAALLLSSSSQPPPHPVTILNPSIRSVAEISNETAPLTIFYNGSMAVFDLPRDKAETILKLVETANDGSSSDQRKGGIRLPEELDGELLPMARRKSLQRFIAKRKQSGRLFKTCRLTVSGPYAKEKAVPKR
- the LOC122021911 gene encoding protein TIFY 9-like isoform X3, with the protein product MARGDTMVEHDFFQIEKLKAASFRAADGKSAARSRIQSVVSRINPQLLRSVIAPGATEMPPEKAALLLSSSSQPPPHPVTILNPSIRSVAEISNETAPLTIFYNGSMAVFDLPRDKAETILKLVETANDGSSSDQRKGGIRLPEELDGELLPMARRKSLQRFIAKRKQR
- the LOC122021911 gene encoding protein TIFY 9-like isoform X2, translated to MARGDTMVEHDFFQIEKLKAASFRAADGKSAARSRIQSVVSRINPQLLRSVIAPGATEMPPEKAALLLSSSSQPPPHPVTILNPSIRSVAEISNETAPLTIFYNGSMAVFDLPRDKAETILKLVETANDGSSSDQRKGGIRLPEELDGELLPMARRKSLQRFIAKRKQRLTVSGPYAKEKAVPKR